A stretch of the Bacillus licheniformis DSM 13 = ATCC 14580 genome encodes the following:
- a CDS encoding tryptophan transporter, with product MKTKELVAMALFVAIGAALHAVIPPFFYGMKPDMMLIMMFMGILLFPRLQNVLVIGAVTGVISALTTAFPGGQLPNIIDKPLTALMFFGVFLLVKKLNSKTLAAAGLTAAGTVLSGTIFLTAALFIVGLPGNQGFITLFSVVVLPAAVINTIAMAVIFPIVQSIMKRSRLIEQVK from the coding sequence ATGAAAACAAAAGAATTAGTGGCTATGGCCCTGTTTGTCGCCATTGGAGCGGCGCTGCACGCTGTGATTCCGCCTTTTTTCTACGGAATGAAGCCGGATATGATGCTGATCATGATGTTTATGGGAATCCTTTTGTTCCCTAGACTGCAAAATGTTCTCGTCATCGGAGCCGTGACAGGCGTCATTTCCGCGTTGACGACGGCTTTTCCCGGGGGACAGCTGCCCAACATCATCGACAAACCGCTAACAGCCTTGATGTTCTTCGGCGTATTTCTGCTTGTGAAAAAGCTGAACAGCAAAACGCTTGCTGCCGCCGGATTAACTGCTGCAGGAACCGTTCTTTCCGGAACGATTTTCCTCACGGCTGCACTGTTCATTGTCGGCCTGCCTGGAAATCAGGGATTCATCACCCTGTTCTCTGTTGTCGTTTTACCAGCTGCCGTGATCAACACGATCGCCATGGCGGTCATCTTTCCGATCGTGCAGTCGATCATGAAGCGTTCAAGGCTGATTGAACAAGTCAAATAA
- the serC gene encoding 3-phosphoserine/phosphohydroxythreonine transaminase, producing the protein MIRTTNFNAGPAALPLEVLQKAKDEFLDFNGAGMSVMELSHRSKEYDAVHQKAKALLKELMDIPDDYEVMFLQGGASLQFSMIPMNFLSKDKTAHFIMTGAWSEKALAEAKLFGNTSIIASSKEDTYSYIPEVPEIPADGAYLHLTSNNTIFGTQWQKFPDAPIPVVADMSSDILSRKIDVSQFDIIYAGAQKNLGPSGVTVVIMKKDWLGKENEQVAKILKYSTHAKADSLYNTPPTFAIYMLSLVLEWLKEKGGLDAIEKRNREKAGILYNAIDESGGFYRGHAREDSRSNMNVTFTLKNDELTASFIAKAKEEKMSGLGGHRSVGGCRASIYNAVSVEDCEKLAAFMKKFREEN; encoded by the coding sequence ATGATACGTACAACGAACTTTAACGCAGGACCAGCAGCACTGCCTTTAGAAGTGCTTCAGAAGGCAAAAGACGAATTTCTTGATTTCAATGGTGCGGGGATGTCCGTGATGGAGCTGTCCCATCGCAGCAAAGAGTATGACGCCGTTCATCAAAAAGCGAAAGCTCTGTTAAAAGAACTGATGGACATACCTGATGATTATGAAGTCATGTTTCTGCAAGGCGGAGCAAGCCTTCAGTTTTCAATGATTCCGATGAACTTTCTCTCCAAAGACAAAACGGCCCACTTCATTATGACAGGCGCTTGGTCTGAAAAAGCGCTGGCCGAAGCAAAGCTCTTCGGAAACACATCGATCATCGCGTCCAGCAAAGAAGATACGTACAGCTATATTCCTGAAGTACCGGAGATTCCGGCAGACGGGGCCTACCTTCACCTGACTTCCAACAATACGATCTTTGGAACGCAGTGGCAAAAGTTCCCCGACGCTCCGATTCCGGTTGTCGCGGACATGTCCAGCGATATTTTAAGCAGAAAAATCGATGTTTCCCAATTTGACATCATCTATGCCGGCGCTCAGAAAAACCTCGGACCGTCAGGGGTGACCGTTGTCATCATGAAAAAAGACTGGCTCGGCAAGGAAAATGAGCAAGTTGCCAAAATTCTGAAGTACTCAACACATGCCAAAGCGGATTCGCTCTACAATACCCCTCCGACATTTGCGATTTATATGCTGTCTCTCGTGCTGGAGTGGCTCAAGGAAAAAGGAGGCCTCGATGCCATTGAGAAACGCAACCGCGAAAAGGCCGGAATTTTATACAATGCGATCGACGAAAGCGGCGGATTCTACCGCGGCCATGCGAGAGAAGACAGCCGCTCAAACATGAACGTCACCTTTACGCTCAAAAATGATGAGCTGACAGCATCATTCATCGCAAAGGCAAAGGAAGAAAAAATGTCAGGGCTTGGCGGACACCGTTCGGTCGGTGGCTGCCGCGCTTCGATTTACAATGCCGTATCAGTTGAAGACTGCGAAAAGCTGGCTGCCTTTATGAAGAAATTCCGCGAAGAAAACTGA
- a CDS encoding metallophosphoesterase family protein: MTNITFIHAADLHLDSPFHGISQLPEEIYQRIKNSTFKSAENVFKLAIDEQADFILLAGDLFDEANRSLKAQMFLRKQFLKLKENNIQVYVIFGNHDHLGGDWTPIEWPDNVHIFSAEDIEEKSFYKDGRLAASIYGYSYPERSVYANKAAEIKKTTDAPLHIGMIHGTLSGESGHDPYCPFSLQDLKNGQMDYWALGHIHKRQVISAADPAVIYPGNTQSRHMKETGEKGCYLVNVCGGELSFEFKAVSDVLWETASIDISGTKQMTELISLMHDAFQSFRKRGKPACVKMVWTGETPSYLAEGQAGIADEILDIFHEEEREEDAFIWLTAIEDQTDAALSGIERDAFFQELLQEIHEFQDFSLILDDLERHPVFRRHGELFNEEDFRDIRTQAEKLLLHELKTLKR, translated from the coding sequence TTGACAAACATCACTTTCATTCATGCGGCAGATCTGCATCTGGACAGTCCGTTTCACGGCATCAGCCAGCTTCCCGAGGAGATTTATCAGCGGATCAAAAACAGCACATTTAAAAGCGCTGAAAATGTGTTTAAGCTTGCCATTGATGAACAGGCCGACTTCATTTTGCTTGCCGGGGACCTGTTCGACGAAGCAAACCGCAGTTTAAAAGCACAGATGTTTTTGAGAAAACAATTTTTAAAGCTTAAAGAGAACAACATCCAAGTCTATGTGATTTTTGGCAATCACGATCATCTGGGCGGCGATTGGACGCCGATTGAATGGCCGGACAACGTCCACATCTTTTCAGCGGAAGACATTGAAGAAAAATCGTTTTACAAAGACGGCCGGCTCGCCGCAAGCATCTACGGCTACAGCTATCCCGAGCGCTCAGTTTATGCCAATAAGGCCGCTGAAATCAAAAAAACGACCGACGCGCCCTTGCATATCGGCATGATTCATGGAACGCTTTCCGGGGAGAGCGGCCATGACCCGTACTGTCCTTTCTCCCTTCAAGATTTAAAAAACGGACAGATGGATTATTGGGCGCTTGGACATATACATAAAAGACAGGTCATTTCAGCCGCCGATCCGGCGGTGATTTATCCGGGAAACACACAATCCCGCCATATGAAGGAAACGGGGGAGAAAGGCTGCTATCTCGTCAATGTTTGCGGCGGAGAACTGTCCTTCGAATTTAAAGCCGTATCGGATGTCCTGTGGGAAACGGCCAGCATCGATATCTCCGGGACAAAGCAGATGACAGAGCTGATCAGCCTCATGCACGATGCCTTTCAATCTTTCAGAAAAAGAGGCAAGCCCGCATGCGTCAAGATGGTATGGACAGGAGAAACACCCTCTTATTTGGCGGAAGGACAGGCCGGCATCGCGGACGAGATCCTTGACATCTTCCATGAAGAAGAACGGGAGGAAGACGCGTTCATCTGGCTTACCGCGATCGAAGATCAAACCGATGCCGCCTTGTCGGGAATCGAACGGGACGCTTTTTTCCAGGAGCTTTTGCAAGAAATCCATGAGTTTCAAGATTTCAGCCTGATTCTTGACGATTTGGAGCGGCATCCGGTCTTTAGAAGACACGGAGAGCTGTTTAATGAGGAAGACTTCCGGGACATTCGCACGCAGGCTGAAAAACTGCTGCTTCATGAACTGAAGACATTGAAAAGATAA
- a CDS encoding ATP-binding protein: MNIHAIHIYGYGKFANQTFRLSPSNLHLIYGLNEAGKTTLMSFIESVLFGFPKTKRYEPKTGVIYGGMLEVGHPDFGQIRIERTAGKPERVTVYLEDGSTKPEGFLNELLSGIDRQLYKAIYSFDVFGLQEIHKFNRDKIGRFLLFSSLFGSDAISKLDAGLVKKQEELFKPNGRKPELNQELDRLKRLSEDLKKAKAREGGYYRLLNEKKGAEASIKESGQLLKDLEHLVLQIEQAIEILPAAAEMRQLKEQLASLGGSEESRFPEGGLFELEKLESHLHPKAAQLKALEEKKRGLEQRAAAFAPAEDFLEHEAEAEELLTAYPFYQSYTEKIASLTEQLHQINGRVQAGLDRLQIEEYDILNADTTYEYEWKLQETVQAYIELRELKRSLDERFEQARADLEEAEQAHAALSNEVMPDDVRKQKEETLGRLASAGGHAGRREELILQLSYLKQEQKVRMKRRRTAFAGALCAAFAAAFAALFFKEWFPGALLAPILLIFAAFILKKPEPSAAAAFIQKQLDDIDHSGSKGGVSDSALREELWKDDQTRQLLIAKQAELRQKEAEYERAIQKFEEWEKDIRPYQEKTERYLKELNLSIDPSFLADAYALIKELREEILKKRDIEKELSRLHAKKASFEAGLRKLVTSLSLAGGSVQEQVFQLKSELESQKEKLRQKQEADVSLKHAAEQIKELAKEVEYFQSQIAELFQKAGADGREMFVGLAKRDQARKELTARLGQLKRELGRQDEKAVMLASGHSLAELKGKLAETQEKRARIEKQLTEERQTAANFHAELARLEESGAVSELAYQTGMQKERVAELAKKWAAVKLIRQAVQNKIDEHKKVRLPKLLQTAETLLNPLTAGQYEKIYFSETDDSMMVMRKDGALFCAHELSQATCEQLYLAIRFALALSHQKNVKLPFQLDDSFVHFDQERFKQVLNILKKLSGEDQQILYFTCHEHVREAFRDEDVILLPSGMKKVEGKEMTNK, encoded by the coding sequence GTGAATATACATGCGATACATATATACGGATACGGTAAATTCGCCAATCAGACATTCCGCCTGTCTCCTTCAAATCTGCATTTGATCTACGGACTCAATGAAGCCGGGAAAACGACGCTCATGTCGTTTATTGAAAGCGTGCTGTTCGGTTTTCCGAAGACGAAACGGTACGAGCCGAAAACGGGCGTCATTTACGGGGGGATGCTTGAGGTCGGACACCCTGATTTCGGCCAAATCCGAATCGAACGGACGGCCGGAAAGCCCGAGCGGGTCACCGTTTACTTGGAAGACGGCAGCACGAAGCCGGAAGGTTTTTTAAATGAGCTGCTGTCAGGCATCGACAGGCAGCTGTATAAAGCGATCTACTCATTTGACGTGTTCGGCCTTCAGGAAATCCATAAATTCAACCGCGACAAAATCGGCCGTTTTCTGCTGTTTTCAAGTCTGTTCGGCTCTGATGCGATTTCCAAGCTGGATGCCGGCCTCGTGAAAAAGCAGGAAGAGCTGTTTAAACCGAACGGAAGGAAGCCGGAGCTGAACCAGGAGCTTGATCGGTTAAAAAGGCTTTCTGAAGATTTGAAAAAGGCGAAAGCGCGGGAAGGCGGCTATTACCGTCTCTTAAACGAAAAAAAAGGCGCTGAGGCGTCGATAAAGGAAAGCGGACAACTGCTCAAAGATCTTGAGCATCTCGTCTTACAAATCGAGCAGGCCATTGAGATTCTGCCGGCGGCCGCGGAAATGCGCCAGCTAAAAGAGCAGCTCGCATCCCTCGGCGGCTCAGAAGAAAGCCGTTTCCCCGAAGGCGGACTTTTCGAGCTCGAAAAGCTCGAATCCCACCTGCATCCAAAAGCGGCTCAGCTGAAGGCGCTGGAAGAAAAAAAGCGCGGTTTGGAACAGCGCGCCGCCGCTTTTGCACCGGCTGAAGACTTCCTCGAGCACGAAGCCGAAGCGGAAGAGCTTTTAACGGCGTATCCGTTTTACCAGTCGTATACCGAAAAAATCGCGTCTTTGACTGAACAGCTTCACCAGATAAACGGACGGGTTCAAGCGGGGCTTGACCGCCTGCAAATCGAGGAATACGATATCCTCAATGCGGACACCACGTATGAATACGAGTGGAAACTGCAGGAAACCGTTCAGGCATACATAGAGCTGCGCGAACTGAAGCGGTCGCTCGACGAGCGGTTTGAGCAGGCGAGGGCTGATCTGGAGGAAGCGGAACAGGCCCATGCCGCTCTCAGCAATGAAGTGATGCCCGATGATGTCCGAAAACAAAAGGAAGAAACCCTTGGCCGCCTTGCGTCCGCCGGCGGTCATGCCGGAAGGCGGGAAGAGCTGATCCTTCAGCTGTCCTATCTGAAGCAAGAACAAAAAGTTCGGATGAAAAGAAGAAGGACCGCTTTTGCGGGAGCGCTTTGCGCTGCTTTTGCGGCAGCTTTTGCGGCGCTCTTTTTCAAGGAGTGGTTCCCGGGCGCTTTGCTCGCGCCGATTTTGCTGATATTTGCCGCTTTTATTTTAAAAAAGCCTGAGCCTTCCGCGGCGGCGGCTTTTATTCAAAAACAGCTGGATGATATTGACCACAGCGGTTCAAAAGGCGGAGTAAGCGACAGCGCTTTAAGGGAGGAGCTGTGGAAGGACGACCAAACCCGGCAGCTCCTTATCGCCAAACAAGCTGAGCTCAGACAGAAAGAAGCGGAATATGAAAGAGCGATTCAAAAATTCGAAGAGTGGGAAAAGGATATCCGTCCGTATCAGGAGAAGACCGAGCGCTATTTAAAAGAGCTGAATCTTTCAATTGACCCGTCATTTTTAGCTGATGCGTACGCTTTGATTAAGGAACTCAGAGAGGAAATTTTGAAAAAGCGGGATATCGAGAAGGAACTGAGCCGCCTTCATGCTAAAAAAGCATCCTTTGAAGCGGGATTGAGAAAGCTTGTCACATCCCTCAGCCTTGCGGGCGGAAGCGTCCAAGAGCAGGTGTTTCAGCTGAAAAGCGAGCTTGAGTCCCAAAAAGAGAAACTTCGTCAAAAACAGGAAGCAGACGTGTCTTTAAAGCATGCGGCCGAACAAATCAAAGAGCTGGCGAAAGAGGTGGAATACTTCCAATCTCAAATTGCCGAACTCTTTCAAAAAGCAGGGGCGGACGGCCGTGAGATGTTCGTCGGACTGGCGAAGCGCGATCAAGCCAGAAAAGAACTAACGGCTAGGCTCGGGCAGCTCAAAAGAGAGCTCGGCAGACAGGACGAGAAGGCCGTTATGCTCGCCTCAGGCCACTCTCTGGCAGAACTGAAAGGAAAGCTGGCCGAGACTCAGGAAAAAAGAGCGCGCATAGAAAAGCAGCTGACAGAAGAAAGGCAGACGGCGGCTAATTTCCATGCAGAGCTCGCCAGACTTGAGGAATCAGGAGCGGTATCGGAGCTTGCCTATCAGACCGGGATGCAAAAAGAGCGGGTCGCCGAATTGGCCAAAAAGTGGGCAGCCGTCAAGCTGATCCGGCAGGCGGTCCAAAACAAGATAGATGAACATAAGAAGGTTCGGCTTCCGAAGCTGTTACAGACGGCTGAAACATTACTGAACCCATTGACTGCCGGACAATACGAAAAAATTTATTTTTCTGAAACAGATGATTCCATGATGGTCATGCGGAAAGACGGAGCTCTTTTTTGCGCACACGAACTGTCTCAGGCGACTTGTGAACAGCTCTATTTAGCGATCCGATTCGCTCTGGCCCTCTCCCATCAAAAGAATGTCAAATTGCCGTTCCAGCTGGATGACAGCTTTGTCCACTTCGACCAAGAGAGGTTTAAACAAGTGCTGAACATTTTAAAAAAGCTTTCAGGCGAAGATCAGCAAATCTTGTATTTTACGTGTCATGAACATGTAAGAGAAGCTTTCCGCGATGAAGATGTGATTCTGCTGCCTTCCGGAATGAAAAAGGTGGAAGGAAAGGAGATGACTAACAAATAA
- a CDS encoding HIT family protein, with amino-acid sequence MSDCIFCKIINGEIPCAKVFENEHVLAFLDISQVTKGHTLVIPKVHKTNIYEMTPEVSREFFEAVPKIAQAIKDEYEPIGLNLLNNNGEKAGQSVFHYHMHIIPRYGKGDGFGAVWKTHADDYSPEDLQNIAASINKHL; translated from the coding sequence ATGAGCGACTGTATTTTCTGCAAAATCATAAACGGGGAAATCCCTTGTGCAAAGGTATTTGAAAATGAACATGTGCTGGCTTTTCTCGACATCAGCCAAGTCACAAAAGGACACACGCTTGTGATTCCAAAAGTTCATAAAACCAATATTTACGAAATGACACCTGAAGTTTCACGAGAGTTTTTTGAAGCGGTTCCGAAAATCGCGCAAGCCATCAAAGACGAATACGAGCCGATCGGCTTGAACCTTCTGAATAACAATGGCGAAAAAGCGGGACAGTCCGTCTTCCATTATCACATGCACATTATTCCCCGCTACGGCAAAGGAGACGGATTCGGAGCCGTCTGGAAAACCCATGCGGATGACTATTCACCGGAAGACTTGCAGAACATTGCAGCTTCCATCAACAAACACCTGTAA
- a CDS encoding YjcZ family sporulation protein, protein MGDGYAGGFAGGFALLVVLFILLIIIGASWIC, encoded by the coding sequence ATGGGCGACGGTTATGCAGGAGGTTTCGCTGGCGGCTTTGCGCTGCTTGTGGTGCTGTTCATCTTATTAATTATTATTGGTGCTTCTTGGATATGCTAA
- the yhaM gene encoding 3'-5' exoribonuclease YhaM, whose translation MAKGIMLHEVGEQVDLYLLIKSSTKGIASNGKPFLTLMLQDQSGDIEAKLWDAKQQDEVTYGPQTIVKVVGDIHHYRGRNQLKLRNIRPAGENENVKIDDFLETAPIPKNEMMDAVTQYIFEMKNPNIQRITRHLVKKYGKEFIDYPAATKNHHEFVSGLAYHVVSMLNLAKSVADLYPSLDRDLLYAGVILHDLGKVKELSGPVSTTYTVEGNLLGHISIMVTEIAKAAEELQIDSEEVLILQHLILSHHGKPEWGSPKPPMVKEAEILHYIDNLDAKINMMDRALERVKPGEYTERVFALDNRSFYKPVFHK comes from the coding sequence ATGGCAAAAGGTATCATGCTGCACGAAGTTGGCGAGCAGGTGGATTTGTACTTGCTCATTAAATCGTCAACGAAAGGAATCGCAAGCAACGGGAAACCGTTTTTAACGCTGATGCTGCAGGATCAGTCCGGAGATATAGAAGCAAAGCTGTGGGACGCCAAGCAGCAGGACGAAGTGACCTACGGCCCGCAGACGATCGTGAAAGTGGTCGGCGACATTCATCATTACCGCGGGCGGAACCAGCTGAAGCTGAGAAACATCAGACCTGCAGGCGAGAACGAAAACGTCAAAATCGATGACTTTCTTGAAACTGCACCGATTCCCAAAAACGAAATGATGGATGCGGTCACTCAATATATTTTTGAAATGAAAAACCCGAATATACAGCGAATCACAAGGCATCTTGTCAAAAAATACGGCAAGGAATTCATTGATTATCCGGCTGCGACGAAAAATCACCACGAGTTCGTGTCAGGTCTCGCGTACCATGTTGTTTCCATGCTGAACCTGGCCAAATCGGTCGCAGACCTGTATCCGTCGCTCGATCGCGACCTTTTATACGCAGGCGTCATTCTGCATGACCTTGGAAAAGTAAAAGAACTATCCGGCCCGGTGTCCACGACATATACTGTCGAAGGGAACCTGCTGGGGCACATATCGATTATGGTGACAGAAATTGCAAAAGCCGCCGAAGAGCTTCAAATTGATTCAGAAGAAGTGCTGATTCTTCAGCATTTGATTTTAAGCCATCACGGCAAACCCGAATGGGGCAGTCCGAAGCCGCCGATGGTCAAGGAAGCGGAAATTCTTCACTATATCGACAACCTTGACGCGAAGATCAATATGATGGACAGAGCGCTCGAACGGGTTAAGCCGGGAGAATATACCGAACGGGTCTTCGCATTGGATAACCGTTCCTTTTATAAGCCCGTTTTTCACAAATAA
- a CDS encoding YtxH domain-containing protein — MSKGRSLAAGLIVGGVIGGVAALLTAPTSGKNLRGQLKANCGKWEDTVKRLKNDGIALKEQFVKTAIEGAEIIKDVGSELQTSIQEWREEIKPHQQDLKKEIAEIEEKIKQLEKTLQN; from the coding sequence ATGTCAAAAGGCCGATCTTTAGCAGCTGGACTGATTGTAGGCGGTGTTATCGGCGGTGTTGCAGCATTGCTGACCGCGCCGACTTCAGGAAAAAACTTGAGAGGACAGCTTAAAGCCAACTGCGGTAAATGGGAAGACACCGTCAAAAGGCTGAAAAACGACGGAATCGCATTAAAAGAGCAATTCGTCAAAACCGCCATAGAAGGCGCGGAAATCATTAAAGACGTCGGCAGCGAACTGCAAACGTCCATCCAGGAATGGCGCGAGGAAATCAAACCTCATCAGCAGGACTTAAAAAAGGAAATCGCTGAGATCGAAGAAAAGATAAAACAGCTGGAGAAAACCTTACAAAACTAA
- a CDS encoding YhaI family protein, protein MNSMEQRLERLEYYIKLLLNNADMEEYPYYKILIEKGLSEEEAKETEKLCEELSKELEAQKAQGFVMFDHLLTLFAGQLNEKLEVHETIFALHRQGLYKPLMSEFISIIRQYDLA, encoded by the coding sequence ATGAACTCAATGGAGCAACGCCTCGAGCGGCTGGAATATTACATCAAACTGTTATTGAACAATGCGGATATGGAAGAGTATCCGTACTATAAAATATTGATCGAAAAGGGCTTATCAGAGGAAGAAGCAAAGGAAACGGAAAAGCTGTGCGAAGAGCTCTCAAAGGAGCTTGAAGCACAAAAAGCGCAAGGATTTGTGATGTTCGATCATCTCCTCACGCTTTTTGCCGGACAGTTAAATGAAAAACTTGAAGTGCACGAAACGATTTTCGCCCTTCACAGACAAGGTCTTTACAAACCGCTGATGAGCGAATTCATCAGCATTATCAGGCAGTACGATCTGGCTTAG
- a CDS encoding peptidylprolyl isomerase: MKKIAIAAITATSVLALSACSGGDSEVVAETKAGNITKEDLYQTLKDNAGADALNMLVQQKVLDDKYDVSDKEIDKKLNEYKKSMGDQLNQLIDQKGEDFVKEQIKYELLMQKAAKDNIKVTDDDVKEYYDGLKGKIHLSHILVKEKKTAEEVEKKLKKGEKFEDLAKEYSTDGTAEKGGDLGWVGKDDNMDKDFVKAAFALKTGEISGPVKSQFGYHIIKKDEERGKYEDMKKELKKEVQEQKQNDQTELQSVIDKLVKDADLKVKDKELKKQVDQRQAQTSSSS; encoded by the coding sequence ATGAAGAAGATTGCAATTGCGGCGATTACAGCGACAAGCGTGCTGGCTCTCAGCGCATGCAGCGGGGGAGATTCTGAGGTTGTTGCGGAAACAAAAGCTGGAAATATTACAAAAGAAGACCTTTATCAAACATTAAAAGACAATGCCGGAGCGGACGCACTGAACATGCTTGTTCAGCAAAAAGTACTCGATGATAAATACGATGTCTCCGACAAAGAAATCGACAAAAAGCTGAACGAGTACAAAAAATCAATGGGTGACCAGCTCAACCAGCTCATTGACCAAAAAGGCGAAGACTTCGTCAAAGAACAGATCAAATACGAACTTCTGATGCAAAAAGCCGCAAAGGATAACATAAAAGTAACCGATGATGACGTAAAAGAATATTATGACGGCCTGAAAGGCAAAATCCACTTAAGCCACATTCTTGTGAAAGAAAAGAAAACGGCTGAAGAAGTTGAGAAAAAGCTGAAAAAAGGCGAAAAATTCGAAGACCTTGCAAAAGAGTATTCAACTGACGGTACAGCCGAAAAAGGCGGCGACCTCGGCTGGGTCGGCAAAGACGATAACATGGACAAGGATTTCGTCAAAGCGGCATTTGCTTTGAAAACCGGCGAAATCAGCGGACCTGTGAAATCCCAATTCGGCTATCACATCATTAAAAAAGACGAAGAACGCGGCAAATATGAAGACATGAAAAAAGAGCTTAAAAAAGAAGTCCAAGAACAAAAGCAAAATGATCAAACTGAACTGCAATCCGTCATTGACAAACTTGTCAAAGATGCTGATTTAAAAGTAAAAGACAAAGAGTTGAAAAAACAAGTCGACCAGCGTCAAGCTCAGACAAGCAGCAGCAGCTGA
- a CDS encoding sporulation YhaL family protein, translating into MLLFPWWVYLCIVGIIFSAYKLMTTAKEEEKIDQAFIEKEGRIYIERMEKEKAKRMKRTLDEDQEQHEKSADSHSIA; encoded by the coding sequence GTGCTGCTGTTTCCGTGGTGGGTGTACCTTTGCATCGTCGGCATTATTTTCAGCGCCTATAAGCTGATGACGACGGCAAAGGAAGAGGAAAAGATTGACCAGGCTTTTATCGAAAAAGAAGGCCGCATTTATATCGAACGGATGGAAAAAGAAAAAGCAAAGCGCATGAAGCGTACACTGGATGAAGATCAAGAACAGCATGAAAAATCGGCTGACAGCCATTCCATCGCATAA
- a CDS encoding DUF3267 domain-containing protein, with translation MSCWKTINLVKDYGGMRIVLTAVSLMILFFIPEYLAMQLIHPQTVQRGDHALLFAGLLVAAIIAHKILHILPMISKKKLEKKIYWLKMRTWREIPKNMMLVSLLCPFLVITPVLFYAGAAMPSFAHYFCIISSIHFGYCLPDFLFAWKLIKAPKNCFVDQEADDFDILIQK, from the coding sequence ATGAGTTGCTGGAAAACCATCAATCTCGTTAAAGATTATGGAGGCATGCGCATCGTGCTCACTGCCGTCAGTTTAATGATTTTATTTTTTATTCCCGAATATTTAGCGATGCAGCTTATTCATCCGCAAACTGTTCAGAGAGGCGATCATGCCCTTTTGTTTGCAGGACTTTTGGTTGCAGCTATAATCGCCCATAAAATTCTTCATATCTTGCCGATGATCAGCAAGAAAAAGTTAGAAAAAAAGATTTATTGGTTGAAAATGAGAACATGGAGAGAAATTCCGAAAAACATGATGCTTGTCTCTCTTCTCTGCCCTTTTTTGGTCATCACGCCTGTTTTGTTTTACGCGGGGGCGGCGATGCCGAGCTTTGCTCACTATTTCTGCATCATCTCAAGCATTCATTTCGGCTATTGTCTGCCTGATTTTCTGTTTGCCTGGAAACTGATCAAAGCGCCTAAAAACTGCTTTGTCGATCAGGAAGCCGACGATTTTGATATTTTAATACAAAAATAA
- a CDS encoding YjcZ family sporulation protein: MSGGYSSGFALLVVLFILLIIVGAAYLY; this comes from the coding sequence ATGAGCGGAGGATACTCAAGCGGTTTTGCTTTATTGGTCGTGTTGTTCATTTTATTAATCATCGTTGGTGCAGCTTATCTGTACTAA
- a CDS encoding HTH-type transcriptional regulator Hpr produces MNRAEEPYTVKEALLFSQRMAQLSKALWKSIEKDWQQWIKPYDLNINEHHILWIAYQLNGASISEIAKFGVMHVSTAFNFSKKLEERGYLEFSKKLNDKRNTYIQLTPKGEEVFLKILESYDPTRNAVLKGAQPLHQLYGKFPEIVEMMSIIRHIYGDDFMEIFEKSFSNIENEFTSEEGKMKKKQEAKEAGESIEVDKPLEPLKN; encoded by the coding sequence ATGAATCGAGCGGAAGAGCCCTATACGGTGAAAGAAGCCCTTTTATTCAGTCAAAGAATGGCACAGCTTAGCAAGGCGCTTTGGAAGTCGATAGAAAAGGATTGGCAGCAGTGGATTAAACCTTATGATCTGAACATTAACGAGCACCATATTTTGTGGATCGCCTACCAGCTGAACGGAGCATCCATTTCAGAAATCGCCAAGTTCGGCGTCATGCACGTATCCACAGCGTTTAATTTTTCAAAAAAGCTTGAGGAAAGAGGTTACCTGGAGTTTTCCAAAAAATTGAATGACAAACGCAACACTTACATTCAGCTGACTCCGAAAGGTGAAGAAGTTTTCCTTAAAATCCTCGAGTCTTACGATCCGACCCGGAACGCCGTCTTAAAAGGCGCTCAGCCCCTTCATCAGCTGTACGGGAAGTTTCCAGAAATCGTCGAGATGATGTCGATCATCCGCCATATTTACGGCGATGATTTCATGGAAATTTTCGAAAAATCGTTTTCAAACATCGAAAATGAATTTACGAGCGAAGAGGGCAAAATGAAGAAAAAACAAGAAGCAAAAGAAGCCGGGGAATCGATAGAGGTGGACAAACCGCTTGAGCCTCTTAAAAACTAA